A stretch of Acidobacteriota bacterium DNA encodes these proteins:
- a CDS encoding flippase-like domain-containing protein: protein MTATALVRTVLLLVGFALVAFLFLRLGPGQLVDLLARLGWAALIFPPLYAAHHAIRTVALSAALERVGSVPFLRLLLVRLTGEAVQYLTFTGPLLAEPTKAWMLRKEGLESSDAVAATVTEYVAFTGTACVVSLTGLVALRLLVPMPLAMRVPVSATAIGILAFLVVVVLGLRRRWPFDRWVLAGVRRVGGAATRALVTPEWASEMVAHVFRNLRDDGRRLRRILGCETVAQALIVLELYLLLRLFDVQVTATTLFIVEGVSKVSNFLFFFVPARAGTDEATLVLITGTLGLASVVGLGVSLVRRARSLMTGAVGLVAVWVLSRRRPTATRRPPR from the coding sequence TTGACCGCAACGGCCCTCGTCCGCACGGTCCTGCTGCTCGTCGGATTCGCGCTCGTCGCCTTTCTCTTCCTCAGGCTCGGACCGGGTCAGCTCGTCGACCTGCTGGCGAGGCTCGGGTGGGCGGCGCTGATCTTCCCGCCGCTCTACGCGGCCCATCACGCGATCAGGACGGTCGCGCTCTCCGCTGCGCTCGAGCGGGTGGGCAGCGTGCCGTTCCTGCGCCTCCTCCTCGTGCGCCTCACGGGCGAGGCGGTCCAGTACCTCACCTTCACCGGGCCCTTGCTGGCGGAACCGACCAAGGCGTGGATGCTCAGGAAGGAAGGGCTGGAATCGTCCGATGCGGTCGCAGCGACGGTCACGGAGTACGTGGCGTTCACGGGCACGGCCTGCGTGGTGAGCCTGACGGGCCTCGTCGCGCTGCGCCTGCTGGTACCGATGCCGCTGGCCATGCGCGTGCCGGTCTCGGCGACGGCCATCGGCATCCTCGCATTCCTAGTCGTCGTCGTCCTGGGCCTCCGGCGGCGGTGGCCGTTCGACCGATGGGTTCTGGCCGGCGTTCGCCGCGTCGGAGGTGCGGCGACCCGTGCGCTCGTCACGCCAGAGTGGGCGAGCGAGATGGTCGCTCACGTGTTCAGGAACCTGCGGGACGACGGGAGGCGGCTGCGGCGCATCCTCGGCTGTGAGACCGTCGCACAGGCACTCATCGTGCTGGAGCTCTACCTGCTGCTTCGTCTCTTCGACGTCCAGGTCACAGCGACCACCCTGTTCATCGTCGAAGGCGTCAGCAAGGTCTCGAACTTCCTGTTCTTCTTCGTTCCGGCGCGCGCGGGCACCGACGAAGCCACGCTGGTCCTCATCACGGGCACCCTCGGCCTGGCGTCGGTCGTCGGCCTCGGCGTGTCGCTCGTGAGACGCGCAAGGAGCCTGATGACGGGCGCCGTCGGCCTCGTCGCCGTGTGGGTCCTGTCCCGCCGCAGGCCGACCGCCACGCGAAGGCCGCCTCGGTAA
- a CDS encoding amino acid permease has protein sequence MLDVKLPRSPRPALAGRSSFWSSLAAVKSVDRILAESEGGGGHRLKRVLGRTDLVMLGIGAIIGTGIFVLTGQAAAMYAGPAIVISMVLAGLCAALAGLCYAEFAASVPIAGSAYTYGYATLGEFAAWIIGWDLILEYALGAATVAVGWSGYVVELLDDFGVHIPAILSAAPGTAVALPDGGTVAAVLNLPAMVIALLVTVVLVVGVHESAAVNSVIVAVKVAVVCLVIVAGAMFVTTANWHPFVPANAGEFGAFGWSGVARGAAVIFFAYIGFDAVSTAAQEARHPQRDMPIGILGSLAICTVLYVLVSGVMVGLVPYSALNGPAPMAVAIDAARDRAAGSAWAGLLGAMPLIVKLGAIAGLSSVMIVLMLGQPRIFYAMGVDGLLPAWTRRIHPRFRTPHVTTIVTGLAVALAAGFTPIHVLGELVSIGTLMAFVIVSLGLVVLRVRRPDLPRPFRTPWVPFVPLLSAAVSLGLMASLPWPTWERLIIWMAIGIAIYFGYGRRHSRLRTAVLPANESR, from the coding sequence ATGCTCGACGTCAAGCTCCCTCGCTCCCCCCGCCCCGCCCTCGCAGGGCGCTCCTCCTTCTGGTCGTCGCTGGCCGCCGTCAAGTCGGTCGATCGCATCCTGGCAGAGAGCGAGGGTGGTGGCGGCCATCGGCTGAAGCGCGTGCTGGGCAGGACCGATCTCGTCATGCTCGGCATCGGCGCGATCATCGGCACCGGCATCTTCGTGCTCACTGGTCAGGCCGCCGCGATGTACGCTGGTCCCGCGATCGTGATCTCGATGGTGCTGGCTGGACTGTGCGCGGCCCTGGCCGGTCTCTGCTACGCGGAATTCGCCGCCTCGGTCCCCATTGCGGGGTCGGCGTACACCTACGGCTACGCGACGCTCGGGGAGTTCGCGGCGTGGATCATCGGCTGGGATCTCATCCTCGAGTACGCCCTCGGGGCGGCCACCGTCGCGGTGGGCTGGTCGGGATATGTCGTCGAACTCCTCGACGACTTCGGGGTGCACATCCCGGCGATCCTGAGCGCCGCGCCAGGCACCGCGGTGGCACTCCCGGACGGCGGGACGGTCGCGGCAGTGCTGAACCTGCCCGCGATGGTGATCGCCCTGCTCGTCACGGTCGTTCTCGTCGTCGGGGTGCACGAATCGGCCGCGGTGAACTCCGTGATCGTGGCGGTCAAGGTGGCGGTGGTCTGCCTCGTGATCGTCGCGGGGGCGATGTTCGTGACGACGGCGAACTGGCATCCGTTCGTTCCGGCGAACGCGGGCGAGTTCGGGGCGTTCGGCTGGAGCGGTGTCGCTCGGGGGGCGGCCGTCATCTTCTTCGCCTACATCGGCTTCGACGCGGTGTCCACCGCCGCGCAGGAAGCACGCCACCCGCAGCGCGACATGCCGATCGGCATCCTGGGGTCGCTCGCCATCTGCACGGTACTCTACGTGCTGGTATCCGGCGTCATGGTGGGACTCGTCCCGTACAGCGCGCTGAACGGGCCGGCGCCCATGGCCGTCGCCATCGACGCGGCCCGCGATCGAGCGGCCGGTTCCGCGTGGGCGGGGCTGCTCGGTGCCATGCCGCTCATCGTCAAGCTCGGAGCGATTGCGGGGCTCTCGTCGGTCATGATCGTCCTCATGCTCGGCCAGCCACGCATCTTCTACGCGATGGGCGTCGACGGGCTGCTGCCGGCCTGGACCAGGCGCATTCATCCGCGCTTCAGAACGCCCCACGTGACGACCATCGTCACCGGCCTGGCAGTGGCGCTCGCGGCGGGATTCACGCCCATTCACGTTCTCGGCGAGCTCGTCAGCATTGGCACCCTGATGGCCTTCGTGATTGTCTCGCTCGGGCTCGTCGTGCTGCGCGTCAGGCGCCCCGACCTGCCTCGTCCCTTCCGCACACCGTGGGTGCCGTTTGTGCCCCTTCTTTCCGCGGCCGTCTCACTCGGCCTCATGGCGAGCCTGCCATGGCCCACGTGGGAACGCCTGATCATCTGGATGGCGATCGGCATTGCGATCTACTTCGGTTATGGGCGGCGGCACAGCCGTCTTCGCACCGCAGTACTTCCCGCCAACGAGTCGCGTTGA
- a CDS encoding VOC family protein yields MFKPDAYTSVSPYLVVSGASATIDFLVRVLDAVELRRFPDGDGKLMHAEVRVDDTVVMLADATDAWPPVPSYVHVYVRDVDTTYQRALAAGAVSVQEPARKDDDDKRGGVRDAGGTTWWIATKVA; encoded by the coding sequence ATGTTCAAGCCAGACGCCTACACGTCCGTCTCGCCGTACTTGGTCGTCAGCGGCGCGAGCGCCACGATCGACTTCCTGGTCCGCGTGTTGGACGCCGTCGAGCTCCGACGCTTTCCCGATGGGGACGGAAAGCTGATGCATGCCGAGGTGAGGGTCGACGACACCGTCGTGATGCTGGCCGATGCCACCGACGCGTGGCCGCCCGTGCCGTCGTACGTCCATGTGTACGTCCGCGACGTCGACACGACCTACCAGCGCGCCCTCGCGGCAGGAGCGGTGTCGGTGCAGGAGCCCGCCAGGAAGGACGACGACGACAAGCGTGGTGGGGTGAGGGATGCCGGGGGGACGACGTGGTGGATCGCGACGAAGGTGGCCTGA
- a CDS encoding SRPBCC domain-containing protein, with product MPLTASDLPHRLERRVVIQAAPEVVFRYFSDSERWAAWWGAGSSIDARPGGRVFIRYPNGVEASGEVVAVEAPSMIAFTFGFDSGTPMPAGASVVTFRLEPQGQATCLHLSHAFAEEATRDTHVQGWRYQLSVFANVVADVLHAEAARTVDDWFGAWSEPAADAREATLARIASPDVGVRDRFSLVDGLADLLPHLAAVHQFMPGLRLEREGDVRHCQGLVLADWVAVGAGGQPRGRGTNVFALAPTGLITSVTGFWNPGVRS from the coding sequence ATGCCCCTCACCGCCAGCGACCTGCCTCATCGCCTCGAACGCCGCGTCGTGATTCAGGCGGCGCCTGAGGTCGTCTTTCGGTACTTCAGCGACAGCGAGCGGTGGGCCGCCTGGTGGGGCGCGGGCTCGTCGATCGACGCCCGGCCGGGCGGCCGCGTGTTCATCCGGTATCCGAACGGCGTCGAAGCGAGCGGCGAGGTGGTGGCGGTCGAAGCGCCGTCGATGATCGCCTTCACGTTCGGGTTCGACAGCGGCACGCCGATGCCGGCTGGCGCGTCGGTGGTCACCTTCCGCCTCGAGCCGCAGGGTCAGGCCACCTGCCTGCACCTGTCGCACGCGTTCGCAGAGGAGGCCACGCGCGACACGCACGTCCAGGGCTGGCGCTACCAGCTCTCGGTCTTCGCCAACGTCGTCGCCGACGTCCTTCACGCCGAGGCCGCACGAACGGTCGACGACTGGTTCGGCGCATGGTCCGAGCCCGCAGCCGACGCGCGCGAGGCCACGCTCGCGCGGATCGCGTCGCCGGACGTCGGCGTCAGGGACCGATTCAGCCTGGTCGACGGCCTGGCCGACCTGCTGCCCCACCTGGCGGCCGTGCACCAGTTCATGCCGGGCCTGCGGCTCGAGCGTGAGGGCGACGTACGACACTGCCAGGGTCTCGTCCTCGCCGACTGGGTCGCGGTCGGCGCCGGCGGTCAGCCGCGCGGCCGAGGGACCAACGTCTTCGCCCTGGCGCCCACCGGCCTCATCACGTCGGTCACGGGCTTCTGGAACCCCGGGGTCAGGTCTTGA
- a CDS encoding winged helix-turn-helix domain-containing protein, whose translation MMIVLDAAVLSALASPRRLEILRLVWQRERAAGAISGAMPDVTPGAVSLQLRCLAEAGLVDIRVEGRHRFYRARRAALAPVSPVLEQMWSDALWRLKLLAEFEQTRRGPRPRRRRRRHEHHAPHRQRPASSPRTPRRDSGGA comes from the coding sequence ATGATGATCGTGCTCGACGCCGCCGTCCTCTCGGCCCTCGCCTCGCCCCGCCGCCTCGAGATCCTGCGGCTGGTGTGGCAACGCGAGCGGGCGGCCGGCGCCATCAGCGGGGCCATGCCCGACGTCACGCCCGGCGCCGTGTCGCTGCAGCTCCGCTGTCTGGCCGAGGCGGGCCTCGTCGACATCCGCGTGGAGGGGCGGCATCGCTTCTACCGCGCCCGCCGGGCGGCGCTGGCGCCCGTCAGCCCCGTCCTCGAGCAGATGTGGAGCGACGCGCTCTGGCGGCTCAAGCTGCTCGCGGAATTCGAACAGACACGACGCGGGCCGCGGCCGCGGCGCCGCCGCAGGAGACACGAACACCATGCCCCTCACCGCCAGCGACCTGCCTCATCGCCTCGAACGCCGCGTCGTGATTCAGGCGGCGCCTGA
- a CDS encoding asparaginase: MSVTVPTAASGLPPLALAARPVRGWLSTRGGLGAARGTVVALVVALAVVTSSPDPLEASALSAQADDVRPVVRLVATGGTISNRDGGRLTADDMLAAVPQLAVHVRAEAEQFSNVASTSLTLGQWLDLARRLNELFATRPDLAGLVVTMGTDTLEELAYFLHLTVRDPRPVVVVGAMRNPSTVGYEGEANLLAGFRVAADPVSRGKGVLVVLNDEINSARDVAKTDAHRLHTFQTRAWGQLGVVDRDRVVYHREPLRRHTARSEFDVTGLGELPRVDVLLVYQDAPGDLIVAAADAGARGVVLATAGAGSMSVAQEAAVRAVLDRGLIVVRATRTGGGRIAPRTGGPSLPGTGSWERTVAADDLSPVKARVLLMLALARSQRPDEVQRMFAEY, from the coding sequence GTGTCAGTGACGGTGCCGACTGCGGCCTCCGGCCTCCCGCCTCTCGCCCTGGCAGCCAGACCCGTCCGCGGATGGCTGTCGACACGCGGCGGCCTCGGCGCGGCGCGTGGCACGGTCGTCGCGTTGGTCGTGGCGCTGGCTGTCGTGACGTCGTCGCCGGATCCGCTCGAGGCGAGCGCGCTCAGCGCGCAGGCAGACGATGTCCGCCCCGTGGTCCGCCTCGTCGCGACGGGAGGCACGATTTCGAATCGTGACGGCGGGCGGCTCACGGCCGACGACATGCTCGCCGCGGTGCCCCAGCTCGCCGTCCACGTGCGCGCCGAGGCCGAGCAGTTCAGCAACGTCGCGAGCACCAGCCTGACGCTGGGGCAGTGGCTCGATCTCGCCCGCCGGCTCAACGAGCTCTTCGCCACCCGCCCGGATCTGGCCGGGCTCGTCGTCACGATGGGCACCGACACGCTCGAGGAGCTGGCGTACTTCCTCCACCTCACCGTGCGCGATCCGCGGCCGGTCGTCGTCGTCGGTGCCATGCGCAATCCGAGCACGGTCGGCTACGAGGGCGAGGCGAACCTGCTCGCCGGTTTCCGGGTGGCCGCCGATCCCGTGTCGCGAGGCAAGGGCGTGCTCGTCGTGCTCAACGACGAGATCAACTCCGCGCGTGACGTCGCGAAGACCGACGCGCACCGGCTGCACACGTTCCAGACGCGCGCCTGGGGTCAGCTCGGCGTCGTCGATCGCGACCGTGTGGTGTACCATCGCGAGCCGCTGCGCCGGCACACCGCGCGAAGCGAGTTCGACGTGACGGGCCTCGGTGAGCTGCCCCGCGTGGATGTGCTGCTCGTCTACCAGGACGCGCCCGGCGATCTGATCGTGGCGGCAGCCGACGCGGGAGCCCGAGGCGTGGTGCTTGCGACCGCTGGCGCCGGGTCGATGTCGGTCGCCCAGGAGGCCGCGGTGCGCGCCGTCCTCGATCGCGGCCTCATCGTCGTGCGTGCGACCCGTACTGGCGGTGGCCGCATCGCACCGAGGACCGGCGGGCCGTCACTTCCGGGGACCGGATCGTGGGAGCGGACCGTGGCGGCCGACGACCTGTCGCCCGTCAAGGCTCGCGTGCTGCTGATGCTCGCGCTCGCGCGCAGCCAGCGCCCGGACGAGGTCCAGCGGATGTTCGCGGAGTATTGA
- a CDS encoding PD-(D/E)XK nuclease family protein — protein MIAPRATRLVRVPGLRTLHDAVALLAAATSLDRARRIAVVVPTLGAADRLRRTLEHLWLVDAAWPTAAVRRALGLDPPPRAAAIVPPVLVSRHGLYERLHAALPGIPAALSPLEREALLAAAANEAATVTAPPFPVRPGLVAEMLAFYDDLQRQHRTVDDLERVLVTRLEASADMDRGAARLLAQTRFLLEAFRGYEARRARSGLVDEHVVRASWLARPETPGPFEHVIVTVADQAAEPTGLWATDFDLLTRLGGIARLDVVATEATLAAGFHERLFEALPGIEEIRVEDDEARPVLAAPAGEPARVHFVARDREDEVAAIVRRVKARRAAEGARSPRLEETAVVYDRPLPYLYLARHLFGAARVPFEANDAWPLAAEPFVAAFDLVASAVASSFTRATVVALLGSPHFTFRGGEREVTPADVLALDHALAEAGYLGDAEALRRLADRWRDRPPLRPRWQRHGRPAVAAEAAALAADDLAPLAEPGPVTSQVDRVLAFLDAHARPLAPDHASDAQTARARAAVRATLVALRRAAATHGDRLLRFDEFVSIVRRAIEGHTFFPGVGEGGVQLLDRRAARYGRFRDVQLVGLVEGEWLAQGERQIFYPSFLLRDLGWPAETMRHAAARAAFHDLLTLSTGETRVSAFSLEDDAIVRPSPLVEDLDAAGLAVARSESGAEALVFADEALWAEPPEAAGHVEAAWLGLRLSRREASHAAFHGAAGPVALGPLRVTAVETYLQCPFKYFAAHVLGLEEPADDDPLMSPRERGTFVHRVFEEFFSRWQAAGHRAIAPATLDEARGTFAEVTEACLASLPESERDIERKRLLGSAVAAGLGDRLIAFEAAQAAEAIERRLEVAFDGEFRLGEGERARSVRVRGTADRVDLLSDGTLRVIDYKTGRAPRKSEAVQLAVYGYCAEQLLDGVRGRPWRVGQAGYLAFAEPSAWSPVVGAPADRDEVLGAGAARFLEAADGIARGDFPPRPAQVRLCATCAFAAVCRKDFVDDPE, from the coding sequence GTGATCGCGCCGCGCGCGACACGCCTCGTGCGCGTGCCCGGCCTGCGCACGTTGCACGACGCGGTTGCCCTCCTCGCCGCCGCGACGTCGCTCGACCGCGCGCGCCGCATCGCCGTCGTCGTGCCGACCCTGGGCGCCGCCGACCGCCTGCGCCGGACGCTCGAACACCTCTGGCTGGTCGACGCCGCGTGGCCCACCGCTGCGGTCCGCCGTGCCCTCGGGCTCGACCCCCCGCCACGCGCCGCGGCGATCGTGCCGCCCGTTCTCGTGTCTCGCCACGGGCTGTACGAACGCCTGCACGCGGCGCTCCCCGGCATTCCAGCCGCCCTCTCACCGCTCGAGCGCGAGGCGCTGTTGGCCGCGGCCGCCAACGAGGCAGCCACGGTGACCGCCCCCCCGTTCCCCGTGAGGCCCGGTCTCGTGGCCGAGATGCTCGCCTTCTACGACGATCTCCAGCGCCAGCACCGCACCGTCGACGACCTCGAGCGGGTGCTCGTCACGAGGCTCGAGGCCAGTGCCGACATGGATCGGGGTGCCGCGCGCCTGCTCGCGCAGACGCGGTTCCTCCTCGAGGCCTTCCGCGGGTACGAGGCGCGGCGGGCGCGATCCGGGCTCGTCGACGAGCACGTCGTCCGCGCGTCGTGGCTGGCCAGGCCGGAGACGCCCGGACCCTTCGAGCACGTGATCGTCACGGTGGCCGACCAGGCGGCCGAGCCCACCGGGCTCTGGGCGACCGACTTCGATCTGCTCACGCGTCTTGGCGGAATCGCACGCCTCGACGTCGTCGCCACGGAGGCGACGCTCGCCGCCGGATTCCACGAGCGCCTGTTCGAGGCGCTGCCGGGCATCGAAGAGATCCGGGTGGAGGACGACGAGGCCAGACCCGTGCTGGCGGCCCCCGCCGGCGAGCCTGCGCGGGTCCACTTCGTCGCGCGCGACCGCGAAGACGAGGTCGCCGCCATCGTCCGCCGGGTGAAGGCGCGACGGGCGGCCGAGGGGGCACGATCTCCGCGCCTCGAGGAGACGGCCGTCGTCTACGACCGTCCGCTGCCGTATCTCTACCTCGCGCGGCACCTGTTCGGCGCGGCGCGCGTGCCGTTTGAAGCCAACGACGCGTGGCCGCTCGCCGCCGAGCCGTTCGTGGCGGCCTTCGACCTCGTGGCCTCGGCGGTTGCGTCGTCGTTCACGCGCGCGACGGTCGTCGCCCTGCTCGGCTCGCCCCATTTCACGTTCCGCGGCGGCGAACGAGAGGTCACCCCGGCCGACGTCCTCGCGCTCGATCACGCGCTCGCCGAGGCCGGGTACCTCGGCGACGCCGAGGCGCTGCGGCGTCTCGCCGACCGGTGGCGCGACCGGCCGCCTCTGCGCCCGCGCTGGCAGCGGCATGGCCGCCCGGCCGTGGCCGCCGAGGCCGCCGCTCTTGCGGCCGACGACCTGGCCCCGCTGGCCGAACCCGGCCCCGTGACGTCGCAGGTCGATCGCGTGCTGGCGTTTCTCGATGCACATGCGCGACCGCTGGCGCCGGACCACGCGTCAGACGCACAGACGGCCCGTGCCCGCGCCGCAGTCCGCGCCACGCTCGTCGCGCTGCGGCGGGCTGCCGCGACGCACGGCGATCGCCTGCTGCGCTTCGATGAGTTCGTGTCGATCGTCCGACGGGCGATCGAAGGGCACACCTTCTTCCCCGGCGTGGGCGAGGGCGGCGTGCAGTTGCTCGACCGGCGTGCCGCGCGGTACGGACGGTTTCGCGACGTGCAGCTCGTGGGCCTCGTCGAAGGCGAGTGGCTGGCGCAGGGCGAACGACAGATCTTCTACCCCTCGTTCCTGCTGCGCGACCTCGGGTGGCCAGCCGAGACCATGCGACATGCCGCCGCGCGCGCGGCGTTTCACGACCTGCTCACGCTCTCGACCGGCGAGACGCGGGTGTCGGCGTTCAGCCTGGAAGACGACGCCATCGTCCGTCCGTCGCCGCTCGTCGAAGATCTCGACGCGGCCGGCCTCGCCGTGGCGCGCAGCGAGAGCGGCGCCGAGGCCCTCGTCTTCGCGGACGAAGCGCTGTGGGCCGAGCCTCCAGAGGCCGCGGGTCACGTCGAGGCCGCGTGGCTCGGCCTGCGCCTGTCGCGCCGCGAGGCCTCGCACGCGGCGTTTCACGGTGCGGCGGGCCCCGTGGCCCTGGGCCCCCTGCGCGTCACCGCCGTCGAGACCTACCTGCAGTGCCCGTTCAAGTACTTCGCCGCGCACGTGCTGGGTCTCGAGGAGCCTGCCGACGACGACCCGCTCATGTCGCCACGTGAGCGCGGGACGTTCGTGCACCGCGTGTTCGAGGAGTTCTTCTCACGCTGGCAGGCCGCCGGCCACCGGGCGATCGCACCCGCAACGCTCGACGAGGCACGAGGGACGTTCGCCGAGGTCACCGAGGCCTGCCTCGCGAGCCTGCCAGAGTCCGAGCGAGACATCGAGCGGAAGCGGCTGCTCGGGTCGGCGGTCGCTGCGGGGCTCGGCGACCGCCTGATCGCCTTCGAGGCCGCGCAGGCCGCCGAAGCGATCGAACGTCGCCTGGAGGTGGCCTTCGACGGTGAGTTCCGGCTGGGCGAAGGCGAGCGGGCCCGTTCCGTGCGTGTGCGCGGCACTGCCGACCGTGTCGACCTGCTGTCGGACGGCACGTTGCGGGTCATCGACTACAAGACCGGCCGGGCGCCGCGAAAGTCCGAAGCCGTGCAGCTCGCCGTCTACGGCTACTGCGCCGAACAGCTCCTCGACGGCGTGCGCGGCCGGCCCTGGCGGGTCGGGCAGGCCGGATACCTGGCGTTCGCAGAACCGTCGGCGTGGTCGCCCGTCGTCGGGGCGCCCGCCGATCGCGACGAGGTGCTCGGTGCCGGCGCCGCGCGATTCCTCGAGGCGGCCGACGGCATCGCGAGAGGCGATTTCCCGCCACGCCCAGCCCAGGTGCGGCTCTGCGCCACGTGCGCGTTCGCCGCCGTGTGCCGCAAGGACTTCGTCGATGACCCGGAATGA